A region from the Benincasa hispida cultivar B227 chromosome 10, ASM972705v1, whole genome shotgun sequence genome encodes:
- the LOC120088216 gene encoding LOW QUALITY PROTEIN: protein DA1-related 1-like (The sequence of the model RefSeq protein was modified relative to this genomic sequence to represent the inferred CDS: inserted 1 base in 1 codon) — protein MGWWTKLFKGHKSSYRERYGDDRIWDEPRTSVDELTEYEQEEIDYAIALSLSVEDQKGKAVIDEEAQSDEDEHSTKAESEDDERSIKSQSEDDDQITNSHLEEDERLEKARMEENERVTKAQMEEDERLAKAQMEEDERAAKAQLEEDERIASTLVEDDEKVSTFQAEEDEQLARALQESLNIEPPPPRYDSGNIFNPYPFFYPSGYRVCAGCQTEIGHGRFLSCMEAVWHPECFRCNACNEPITDYEFSMSGNRPYHKSCYKEQHHPRCDVCRNFIPTNSSGLIEYRKHPFWSQQYCPSHEKDGTPRCCSCERMEPRDTSYLLLDDGRKLCLECLDSAIMDTHECQPLYLEIQEFYXGLNMKLEQQVPMLLVERQALNEAMEGEKNGHHHLPETRGLCLSEEQTVATISKRPRIGAGYRIIDMFTEPYRLIRRCEVTAILILYGLPRLLTGSILAHEMMHAWLRLKGYPNLKPEVEEGICQVLAHMWLDSEMYSISGSGVASSSSSSASSSSSSPSSSSSSTSSKKGRRSDFEKKLGDFFKHQIESDTSSAYGDGFREGNEAVSKYGLKRTLDHIRLTGTFP, from the exons ATGGGTTGGTGgactaaacttttcaaaggccACAAAAGCTCATACAGGGAAAGATATGGAGATGATAGAATTTGGGATGAACCTCGAACCTCTGTG GATGAATTGACAGAATATGAACAAGAGGAAATCGATTATGCAATTGCACTTTCGCTTTCGGTAGAAGATCAAAAAGGGAAAGCAGTGATAG ACGAAGAAGCTCAAAGTGATGAAGATGAACACAGTACCAAAGCTGAATCAGAGGATGATGAACGAAGTATCAAATCCCAGTCAGAGGATGATGATCAAATTACTAATTCTCATTTGGAGGAAGATGAGCGACTTGAAAAAGCTCGAATGGAAGAAAATGAGCGAGTTACCAAAGCTCAAATGGAGGAAGATGAGCGACTTGCTAAAGCTCAAATGGAGGAAGATGAGAGGGCTGCCAAAGCTCAATTGGAGGAAGATGAGCGGATTGCTAGCACCCTAGTGGAGGATGATGAGAAGGTTTCCACATTTCAAGCTGAAGAAGATGAACAGTTAGCTAGAGCTCTCCAAGAAAGTCTAAACATAGAGCCACCACCTCCTAGATATGATAGTGGAAATATTTTCAATCCTTATCCTTTCTTCTATCCATCAGGATACAG GGTTTGTGCTGGTTGCCAAACTGAGATTGGTCATGGGCGGTTTCTAAGTTGCATGGAAGCTGTTTGGCATCCAGAATGTTTTCGCTGCAATGCTTGCAATGAACCCATAACAGATTATGAG TTCTCTATGTCCGGGAACCGACCATATCACAAATCCTGCTATAAGGAGCAACATCACCCTAGATGTGACGTTTGCCGAAACTTT ATTCCTACTAATTCTTCTGGTCTTATAGAGTATAGAAAGCATCCTTTCTGGTCACAACAATATTGTCCTTCACATGAAAAAGATGGAACTCCGAGATGTTGTAGTTGTGAAAGAATGGAg CCAAGAGACACTAGTTATCTTTTACTTGATGATGGACGGAAGCTCTGTTTAGAGTGTTTGGACTCAGCAATCATGGATACTCATGAATGTCAACCACTATACCTCGAAATTCAAGAATTTT GAGGTCTGAATATGAAACTGGAACAACAAGTTCCCATGTTGTTGGTTGAGAGGCAAGCGCTTAATGAGGCcatggaaggagaaaagaat GGTCATCATCACTTGCCGGAAACTAGAGGACTCTGCTTATCAGAAGAGCAGACTGTTGCTACC ATCTCAAAGAGGCCGAGGATTGGCGCAGGCTATCGTATAATCGACATGTTTACAGAGCCTTATAGATTAATCCGTCGATGTGAAGTTACTGCTATTCTCATTTTATATGGCCTCCCTAG GTTATTGACAGGATCTATCCTGGCTCACGAGATGATGCATGCATGGCTCAGGCTTAAAG GTTATCCCAATTTGAAGCCTGAGGTTGAAGAAGGCATATGCCAAGTATTGGCTCACATGTGGTTGGATTCTGAGATGTATTCCATTTCAGGGAGTGGTGTTGCCTCCTCATCTTCGTCTTCGGCCTCATCTTCATCGTCATCACCTTCGTCCTCTTCTTCTTCGACGTCTTCAAAGAAAGGCAGACGATCTGACTTCGAGAAGAAACTCGGGGACTTTTTCAAACACCAGATTGAGTCAGATACATCATCGGCTTATGGAGATGGATTCCGGGAAGGGAACGAGGCTGTTTCCAAGTATGGCCTAAAGAGGACCCTTGATCACATTCGGCTGACTGGAACCTTTCCATAG
- the LOC120089151 gene encoding serine/threonine receptor-like kinase NFP: MTFYALILVLFFFFFFSSLVASDSPPNASVGSSCNLKSVCETYVTFFAKSPEFLDLENVSDLFGVRRSLIAEASNLNPDDNRRLFPGELLLIPVNCTCNGNQYFANITYQIKQGDVYYALAMTSFQNLTEWHVVNESNPNLDPNLLDIGDEVTFPLYCKCPSKTDIQKNINYFITYIWQPTDNISVVSTEFNVSSDAVLVENNYTNMRDATNLPVFIPLLRLPLFSHMNPYNETTKNDKHRWIIVVLLSVGSSILIVILIAGLVCAHFVHKNRKSLKWNKVSVEIAGSPARNNAFGAKTDLKDDRLLPKVSDYLSRPILYDINVIKEATKNLNRCTRIGGSVYRATIDKQVVAIKKSKEDITEELNILQKVNHVNLVKVIGFSIDMNRSCFLVYEYVENGSLDKWLCSSSLASLTWDQRISIALDVSHGLQYMHEHIQPSIVHRDIRTSNILLDSSMKAKLSNLSMAKPALDTTSHKIDIFAFGVVLLELLSGKKATETKGDGEVVMLWKDIREVMDVEEEKKEGGLRTWMDPKLETFYPIDGALSLTDLAMACTHDLPMVRPSMVEIVFNLSLLTHSSSLTSLETSWVLGLDSIEISEKVDTVLAR, encoded by the coding sequence ATGACTTTCTACGCTCTCattttagttcttttttttttcttcttcttctcttctctcgtTGCTTCTGATTCACCACCGAATGCGTCAGTTGGCTCGTCGTGTAATTTGAAATCAGTTTGCGAAACTTATGTAACTTTCTTTGCAAAATCTCCTGAGTTTTTGGATTTGGAGAATGTGTCTGATCTGTTTGGAGTTCGTCGATCGTTAATTGCCGAAGCTAGTAACTTGAATCCCGACGACAATCGTCGTCTATTCCCGGGAGAACTCTTGTTGATTCCTGTTAATTGTACCTGCAATGGAAACCAATACTTTGCCAACATCACTTACCAAATCAAGCAGGGTGATGTGTACTATGCTTTAGCAATGACTTCATTTCAGAATCTTACTGAATGGCATGTAGTGAATGAGTCAAATCCCAATTTGGATCCAAACTTACTGGACATAGGAGATGAAGTAACTTTCCCTCTTTACTGCAAGTGTCCATCGAAAACCGACATCCAGAAGAATATCAATTACTTCATTACATACATATGGCAGCCGACCGATAACATTTCTGTTGTCAGTACTGAGTTTAATGTCTCGAGTGACGCCGTATTAGTTGAAAATAACTATACGAATATGAGAGACGCAACGAACCTTCCTGTGTTCATTCCCTTGTTGCGATTGCCTCTTTTCTCTCATATGAATCCATACAACGAGACAACGAAGAACGATAAACACAGGTGGATTATCGTTGTTTTGTTAAGCGTTGGAAGTTCGATTTTGATTGTTATTTTAATAGCTGGATTGGTTTGTGCTCATTTCGTTCATAAGAATAGGAAGTCATTGAAATGGAACAAGGTTTCTGTGGAAATTGCTGGTAGCCCTGCAAGAAATAATGCCTTTGGGGCTAAGACTGACTTGAAAGATGATAGATTGCTTCCTAAGGTTTCAGACTACTTAAGCAGGCCAATCTTGTATGACATCAATGTGATCAAGGAAGCAACCAAGAACCTAAATCGATGCACTCGAATTGGAGGATCGGTGTATCGAGCCACAATCGACAAGCAAGTCGTCGCAATAAAGAAAAGTAAGGAAGATATAACAGAGGAGCTGAACATTTTGCAGAAAGTAAACCATGTAAATCTAGTAAAAGTAATCGGTTTCTCGATCGACATGAATCGTAGTTGCTTCCTAGTTTATGAATACGTAGAAAACGGTTCACTTGACAAATGGTTGTGCTCATCTTCATTGGCCTCCCTTACATGGGATCAAAGAATTTCCATAGCATTAGATGTATCCCATGGTTTGCAATATATGCACGAACACATTCAACCGAGCATCGTCCATCGAGATATCCGAACGAGTAACATACTTCTTGACTCGAGCATGAAGGCAAAACTATCAAATCTCTCCATGGCTAAGCCTGCATTGGACACAACGTCACACAAGATAGATATTTTTGCTTTTGGAGTTGTGTTATTGGAGTTACTTTCAGGGAAAAAAGCGACCGAAACGAAAGGCGATGGCGAGGTTGTGATGTTATGGAAGGATATAAGAGAGGTGATGGATGTTGAGGAGGAGAAGAAGGAAGGGGGGCTAAGGACATGGATGGATCCAAAACTTGAAACCTTCTACCCCATTGATGGAGCTTTGAGCTTGACAGATTTGGCCATGGCATGCACCCATGACTTGCCAATGGTAAGGCCAAGTATGGTCGAGATTGTGTTTAATCTCTCTCTTCTCACTCACTCATCTTCTTTGACGTCATTAGAGACATCTTGGGTTTTGGGTCTGGATTCAATAGAGATTAGCGAAAAGGTTGATACAGTTTTGGCCCGATGA